A genomic region of Phragmites australis chromosome 2, lpPhrAust1.1, whole genome shotgun sequence contains the following coding sequences:
- the LOC133906858 gene encoding protein NRT1/ PTR FAMILY 1.2-like, whose product MEHSLVAEHGADEECFKGKGGFKALPFIFSNEMLEKVAGFGLNTNMITYLTKQYHLSNVTSQTMLFVWGALSNFAPISGALVADMYLGRFMAVALGSVACLIGIVFLWLSATIPGARPPPCNGEQCAPPGARHLAWLLAGFAFLSIGAGGVRPCSMAFGADQFSRHPKERRARILQAYFNAYYASIGVAFAVAVTVIVYVQDNVGWSVGFAVPMGLMLLSTVSFLLGSGLYIKEKGDKQMLSGIGDAVVAAIKNYGARLPAKTDDGVYHHLKDCKLTVPTDHLRFLNKACMIRGTKEEDAPGNGADASASERHGNKGKRLCTVDQVEQLKSAIRVLPIWSSTIFLALAMNQSFAVKQADNMDRRVGAGRFNVPSGSLSLFNMVTMSLWSASYDKWIAPALRRYTGNPRGLTMKQRIGGGLLLATAATAVSAMVEGARRRLALRGVTMSALWLVPQFALVGLAEAFGVIGEIEFFYTELPKSMASFSMSLLNMALGMGNLAGALIVKMVQVASRRGGKTSWLVDDLNAGHYDYYYWLLTGYGAVNFVYFAWCGWVYGEEGKNVEWEKEGDREQPMV is encoded by the exons ATGGAGCACTCCCTTGTTGCTGAGCATGGAGCAGATGAGGAGTGCTTCAAGGGCAAGGGCGGTTTCAAAGCCCTCCCTTTCATCTTCT CAAATGAGATGCTGGAGAAGGTTGCAGGATTCGGGCTCAACACAAACATGATCACGTACCTGACCAAGCAGTACCACCTGAGCAACGTCACCTCCCAAACGATGCTCTTCGTGTGGGGTGCACTATCAAATTTCGCGCCCATTTCCGGTGCCCTGGTAGCCGATATGTACCTGGGCCGGTTCATGGCCGTCGCGTTAGGCTCCGTCGCGTGCCTAATT GGCATCGTCTTCCTATGGCTGAGCGCCACGATACCTGGAGCGCGGCCGCCTCCGTGCAACGGCGAGCAATGTGCGCCGCCGGGGGCGAGGCACCTTGCGTGGCTGCTCGCCGGCTTCGCGTTCCTGTCCATCGGCGCCGGCGGCGTCCGGCCGTGCTCGATGGCGTTCGGGGCGGACCAGTTCTCCAGGCACCCCAAGGAGAGGCGGGCCAGGATCCTGCAGGCCTACTTCAACGCCTACTACGCGTCGATCGGCGTGGCCTTCGCGGTCGCCGTCACGGTCATCGTGTACGTGCAGGACAACGTCGGGTGGAGCGTCGGGTTTGCCGTCCCGATGGGCCTCATGCTGCTCTCCACGGTGAGCTTCCTCCTCGGCTCGGGGCTTTACATCAAGGAGAAGGGCGACAAGCAGATGTTGTCCGGGATAGGCGACGCCGTCGTGGCGGCGATCAAGAACTACGGGGCGAGGTTGCCGGCGAAGACCGACGACGGCGTGTACCATCACCTCAAGGACTGCAAACTCACTGTCCCCACAGACCATCTGAG GTTCTTGAACAAGGCGTGCATGATCCGCGGCACCAAGGAGGAGGACGCGCCCGGCAACGGCGCGGACGCGTCGGCCTCGGAGCGGCACGGGAACAAGGGGAAGAGGCTGTGCACGGTGGACCAGGTGGAGCAGCTGAAGTCGGCGATCCGCGTCCTGCCGATCTGGTCGTCCACCATTTTCCTCGCCCTAGCAATGAACCAGAGCTTCGCCGTGAAGCAGGCCGACAATATGGACCGGCGCGTCGGCGCGGGCAGGTTCAACGTTCCCAGCGGCTCCCTCTCCCTGTTCAACATGGTCACCATGTCGCTGTGGTCGGCCAGCTACGACAAGTGGATCGCGCCGGCGCTGCGGCGGTACACGGGCAACCCGCGCGGGCTCACCATGAAGCAGCGCATCGGCGGGGGCCTCCTCCTCGCCaccgcggcgacggcggtgtCCGCCATGGTGGagggagcgcggcggcggctggcgCTGCGCGGGGTCACCATGTCGGCGCTCTGGCTCGTGCCGCAGTTTGCGCTCGTGGGGCTCGCCGAGGCATTCGGCGTAATCGGGGAGATCGAGTTCTTCTACACCGAGCTGCCCAAGAGCATGGCCAGCTTCAGCATGTCGCTGCTCAACATGGCCCTGGGCATGGGCAACCTGGCCGGCGCCCTCATTGTGAAGATGGTCCAGGTGGCGAGCAGACGCGGAGGAAAGACGAGCTGGCTAGTGGACGACTTGAACGCCGGGCACTACGACTACTATTACTGGCTGCTCACGGGCTATGGCGCGGTGAACTTCGTGTACTTCGCTTGGTGCGGCTGGGTGTACGGCGAGGAGGGGAAGAACGTCGAGTGGGAAAAGGAGGGTGACAGAGAGCAGCCTATGGTGTAG
- the LOC133908798 gene encoding probable CoA ligase CCL8 isoform X1, producing MRTQAWARGAVARLMTPFNCRATHASSSHLLFPYSFSSSSYSRLVSRIRRHFASSSASPAHSVRQNTHTFMEVVQEVLKHGSAHGVHAAVRAGQKSYSLVQLIASSLDVHNILCSKNVPQLLMTRNGTKDSSFEGTNGTGFLRGARIGIVAKPSPEFVAGIFGTWLSGGVAVPLALSYPEAELLHVMNDSDISMILSTKEHHDIMESISTKCSAHCSLLPSISSVPPEINSQEPSSNEVTSSVSNLIAEINGSKKIKGDDPALILYTSGTTGKPKGVVHTHKGILSQVQILAEAWGYQSKDQFLHCLPLHHVHGLFNALFAPLYSGSVVEFMPKFSVRGIWQRWRESYPNDASKSDEAITVFTGVPTMYTRLLQGYDSMDPDQQSASSYAARQLRLMMCGSSALPSPLMKRWEEVTGHRLLERYGMTEFVMALSNPLHGMRKEGTVGKPLPRVEAKIIMEDGTQTTTGVGELCIRSPSLFKEYWKRPEVTAESFIDGGFFKTGDTVTIDEDGYFIILGRTNADIMKVGGYKLSALEIEAVLLEHDAVLECAVLGLPDEAYGEVICAIIVPKEDSEKRAEQDLKPALTLEALTSWSKDKLAPYKIPTRLYLWASLPRNAMGKVNKKELKKLLGA from the exons ATGCGGACGCAGGCGTGGGCGCGCGGGGCGGTGGCGCGCTTGATGACGCCATTCAATTGCCGCGCGACCCACGCCTCCTCTTCCCACCTGCTCTTCCCCTActccttttcctcctcctcctattcCAGACTTGTCTCTCGCATCCGACGCCACTTCGCCTCTTCCTCCGCCTCCCCAG CTCACAGCGTCAGACAAAATACCCATACATTCATGGAGGTGGTTCAAGAAGTCCTTAAGCATGGCTCAGCGCATGGTGTCCATGCAGCTGTAAGAGCTGGCCAAAAGAGTTATAGCCTTGTCCAGCTCATTGCATCTTCTCTGGATGTCCACAACATTTTGTGCAGCAAAAATGTACCGCAGCTCCTT atgacacgCAACGGAACTAAAGATTCTTCTTTCGAAGGAACAAATGGAACAGGATTCCTTCGTGGAGCTCGTATTGGTATTGTGGCTAAGCCCTCTCCTGAATTTGTTGCTGGGATATTTGGAACCTGGCTTTCTGGTGGAGTTGCAGTACCCCTTGCACTTAGCTATCCAGAAGCTGAACTTCTGCATGTCATGAATGACTCG GACATTTCAATGATTTTAAGCACTAAGGAGCATCATGACATTATGGAGAGCATCTCTACCAAGTGTTCCGCTCATTGTTCTCTTCTTCCATCTATCTCAAGTGTACCTCCAGAGATAAATTCCCAAGAACCTTCAAGCAATGAAGTGACTTCATCAGTCTCTAACTTAATAGCTGAGATTAATGGTTCAAAGAAAATCAAAG GAGATGATCCTGCTCTCATCCTTTACACAAGTGGTACAACTGGTAAACCAAAAGGAGTAGTCCACACCCACAAGGGCATACTTTCTCAG GTCCAAATTCTGGCCGAAGCATGGGGATATCAAAGTAAAGATCAATTTCTGCATTGCCTCCCGCTGCAC CATGTGCATGGTCTTTTCAATGCTCTATTTGCACCCCTCTATTCAGGATCAGTG GTTGAGTTCATGCCTAAATTTAGTGTAAGGGGGATATGGCAGAGATGGCGGGAATCATATCCAAATGATGCCAGTAAAAGTGATGAGGCCATTACAGTATTTACTGGA GTTCCAACAATGTACACACGTTTACTGCAAGGGTATGATAGTATGGATCCTGATCAGCAATCCGCCTCTTCTTACGCTGCAAGGCAGCTGAGGCTAATG ATGTGTGGATCATCAGCTCTTCCTTCCCCACTTATGAAGCGGTGGGAGGAAGTGACAGGTCACCGTCTTCTGGAACGTTATGGCATGACTGAG TTTGTCATGGCACTGTCTAATCCATTGCATGGCATGCGGAAAGAAGGTACAGTTGGTAAACCTCTTCCACGTGTTGAG GCCAAGATCATTATGGAGGATGGGACTCAAACTACAACTGGAGTTGGCGAGCTCTGTATTAGAAGTCCATCCCTTTTCAAGGAATACTGGAAAAGACCAGAG GTTACAGCAGAATCCTTCATTGATGGTGGATTCTTCAAGACAGGTGATACTGTAACTATAGATGAGGATGGATACTTCATAATTTTAGGGC GCACAAATGCTGACATTATGAAAGTTGGTGGTTATAAGCTGTCAGCCTTAGAAATTGAGGCGGTACTGTTAGAG CATGATGCTGTACTGGAATGTGCTGTCCTTGGCTTGCCTGATGAAGCTTATGGGGAGGTTATATGTGCAATAATTGTGCCTAAGGAGGACTCAGAGAAAAGGGCGGAGCAGGACTTGAAGCCAGCACTAACCTTGGAAGCATTGACTAGTTGGTCGAAAGATAAGCTTGCTCCATACAAG ATTCCAACAAGATTGTACTTGTGGGCTTCTCTTCCTCGGAATGCCATGGGAAAG gtGAACAAGAAGGAGCTGAAGAAATTATTAGGAGCTTAG
- the LOC133910104 gene encoding protein NRT1/ PTR FAMILY 1.1-like: protein MEVSTMEEALPKAKRKGGLRTIPFIISNEIFEKVATFGLSSNMILYLTERYCMSSAFATIVLYFWNALSNFLPIFGAVLADACLGRFRVIALGSFVSLFGMCLLCLTAILPVFKKTPECAARPECAAPPECALVPWQLPLLFTSFVVMSLGSGGIRPCALAFGADQLDKRDNSAKSVRTLQTFFNWYYTVLGLSIVFAATVIVYIQQAKGWVVGFAVPVVFMVTALTLLLVGSPFYIKAAADRSVLVRLVQVLVSSYKNCHEPLPPETADSSSFYNKADSKPRTPTNKLRYLNRACVLRNPGKELSPDGAACDPWRLCTVQQVEDTKATIRVLPIWSTGIMPGVIIGQQMFPVLQAKTMERQMGKLEIPAASFGVVSILTLTVWVAVYDCALVRPLSRLTGHSRGLSLRQRMGAGLALFAVAMAVAAHTESVRRAAAIAEGLRDFGPHSGRTVHMSAMRLLPQHCLMGLAEGLNLIGQIEFYYSEFPKTMSSVGVSLMALGLGFGGVLGSAIVGIISAATGMNGRDGWLVSNLNHGHYDYYYLVLAALCVANLVYFIVCGWAYGEEGQNRVVAAEAVEDTKEDQHKPVIILGKAFGGL, encoded by the exons ATGGAAGTCTCAACCATGGAGGAAGCCCTCCCGAAGGCGAAGAGGAAGGGAGGCCTCAGGACCATACCGTTCATCATTT CGAACGAGATCTTCGAGAAGGTGGCGACGTTCGGGCTGAGCTCGAACATGATCCTGTACCTCACCGAGCGGTACTGCATGTCGAGCGCTTTCGCCACCATCGTGCTCTACTTCTGGAACGCCCTTTCCAACTTCCTGCCCATCTTCGGCGCCGTGCTCGCCGACGCCTGCCTCGGCCGGTTCCGGGTCATCGCCCTCGGCTCCTTCGTCAGCCTCTTT GGGATGTGCCTGCTGTGCCTGACGGCGATCCTGCCGGTGTTCAAGAAGACCCCGGAGTGCGCGGCTCGGCCGGAGTgcgcggcgccgccggagtgCGCGCTGGTGCCGTGGCAGCTGCCGCTGCTGTTCACGTCGTTCGTGGTCATGTCCTTGGGTTCAGGCGGCATCCGGCCGTGCGCGCTAGCGTTCGGGGCGGACCAGCTGGACAAGCGGGACAACAGCGCCAAGAGCGTGAGGACGCTGCAGACCTTTTTCAACTGGTACTACACCGTGCTGGGCCTCTCCATCGTGTTCGCGGCCACTGTCATCGTGTACATCCAGCAGGCCAAGGGCTGGGTCGTCGGCTTCGCCGTTCCCGTCGTGTTCATGGTCACCGCGCTCacgctcctcctcgtcggctCGCCCTTCTACATCAAGGCGGCGGCCGACAGGAGCGTGCTCGTGCGGCTCGTGCAGGTGCTCGTCTCCAGCTACAAGAACTGCCACGAGCCCTTGCCGCCGGAGACGGCCGACTCCTCGAGCTTCTATAACAAAGCCGACTCGAAGCCCAGGACTCCCACGAACAAGCTGAGGTACTTAAACCGGGCATGCGTGCTTAGGAACCCGGGCAAGGAGCTCAGCCCCGACGGGGCGGCGTGCGACCCGTGGAGGCTGTGCACGGTGCAGCAGGTGGAGGACACGAAGGCCACCATTCGCGTGCTACCGATATGGTCGACAGGGATCATGCCCGGCGTGATCATCGGGCAGCAAATGTTCCCGGTGCTGCAGGCGAAGACGATGGAGCGACAGATGGGCAAGCTGGAGATCCCCGCGGCCTCCTTCGGCGTCGTCAGCATCCTGACGCTCACCGTCTGGGTGGCCGTGTACGACTGCGCGCTGGTGCGGCCCCTGTCGCGGCTCACGGGCCACTCGCGCGGGCTCAGCCTGCGGCAGCGCATGGGCGCCGGCCTGGCGCTCTTCGCCGTGGCCATGGCCGTGGCCGCGCACACCGAGAGcgtccgccgcgccgccgcgatTGCCGAGGGGCTCCGCGACTTCGGCCCGCACTCGGGGCGCACGGTGCACATGTCGGCCATGCGGCTCTTGCCGCAGCACTGCCTGATGGGGCTCGCCGAGGGGCTGAACCTCATCGGGCAGATCGAGTTCTACTACTCCGAGTTCCCCAAGACCATGTCCAGCGTCGGGGTGTCTCTGATGGCGCTCGGCCTCGGGTTCGGCGGCGTGCTGGGCAGCGCCATCGTCGGGATCATCAGCGCGGCGACCGGGATGAACGGGCGCGACGGCTGGCTGGTGAGCAACCTGAACCACGGGCACTACGACTACTACTACCTGGTCCTGGCGGCACTGTGCGTGGCCaacttggtgtacttcatcgtGTGCGGCTGGGCCTATGGCGAGGAGGGGCAGAACCGGGTGGTGGCCGCCGAAGCCGTGGAGGACACCAAGGAAGACCAGCACAAACCGGTGATTATTTTAGGCAAAGCCTTTGGCGGGCTGTGA
- the LOC133908798 gene encoding probable CoA ligase CCL8 isoform X3, with product MRTQAWARGAVARLMTPFNCRATHASSSHLLFPYSFSSSSYSRLVSRIRRHFASSSASPAHSVRQNTHTFMEVVQEVLKHGSAHGVHAAVRAGQKSYSLVQLIASSLDVHNILCSKNVPQLLMTRNGTKDSSFEGTNGTGFLRGARIGIVAKPSPEFVAGIFGTWLSGGVAVPLALSYPEAELLHVMNDSDISMILSTKEHHDIMESISTKCSAHCSLLPSISSVPPEINSQEPSSNEVTSSVSNLIAEINGSKKIKGDDPALILYTSGTTGKPKGVVHTHKGILSQVQILAEAWGYQSKDQFLHCLPLHHVHGLFNALFAPLYSGSVVEFMPKFSVRGIWQRWRESYPNDASKSDEAITVFTGVPTMYTRLLQGYDSMDPDQQSASSYAARQLRLMMCGSSALPSPLMKRWEEVTGHRLLERYGMTEFVMALSNPLHGMRKEGTVGKPLPRVEAKIIMEDGTQTTTGVGELCIRSPSLFKEYWKRPEVTAESFIDGGFFKTGDTVTIDEDGYFIILGRTNADIMKVGGYKLSALEIEAVLLEVNSYTLETTSEGMMLYWNVLSLACLMKLMGRLYVQ from the exons ATGCGGACGCAGGCGTGGGCGCGCGGGGCGGTGGCGCGCTTGATGACGCCATTCAATTGCCGCGCGACCCACGCCTCCTCTTCCCACCTGCTCTTCCCCTActccttttcctcctcctcctattcCAGACTTGTCTCTCGCATCCGACGCCACTTCGCCTCTTCCTCCGCCTCCCCAG CTCACAGCGTCAGACAAAATACCCATACATTCATGGAGGTGGTTCAAGAAGTCCTTAAGCATGGCTCAGCGCATGGTGTCCATGCAGCTGTAAGAGCTGGCCAAAAGAGTTATAGCCTTGTCCAGCTCATTGCATCTTCTCTGGATGTCCACAACATTTTGTGCAGCAAAAATGTACCGCAGCTCCTT atgacacgCAACGGAACTAAAGATTCTTCTTTCGAAGGAACAAATGGAACAGGATTCCTTCGTGGAGCTCGTATTGGTATTGTGGCTAAGCCCTCTCCTGAATTTGTTGCTGGGATATTTGGAACCTGGCTTTCTGGTGGAGTTGCAGTACCCCTTGCACTTAGCTATCCAGAAGCTGAACTTCTGCATGTCATGAATGACTCG GACATTTCAATGATTTTAAGCACTAAGGAGCATCATGACATTATGGAGAGCATCTCTACCAAGTGTTCCGCTCATTGTTCTCTTCTTCCATCTATCTCAAGTGTACCTCCAGAGATAAATTCCCAAGAACCTTCAAGCAATGAAGTGACTTCATCAGTCTCTAACTTAATAGCTGAGATTAATGGTTCAAAGAAAATCAAAG GAGATGATCCTGCTCTCATCCTTTACACAAGTGGTACAACTGGTAAACCAAAAGGAGTAGTCCACACCCACAAGGGCATACTTTCTCAG GTCCAAATTCTGGCCGAAGCATGGGGATATCAAAGTAAAGATCAATTTCTGCATTGCCTCCCGCTGCAC CATGTGCATGGTCTTTTCAATGCTCTATTTGCACCCCTCTATTCAGGATCAGTG GTTGAGTTCATGCCTAAATTTAGTGTAAGGGGGATATGGCAGAGATGGCGGGAATCATATCCAAATGATGCCAGTAAAAGTGATGAGGCCATTACAGTATTTACTGGA GTTCCAACAATGTACACACGTTTACTGCAAGGGTATGATAGTATGGATCCTGATCAGCAATCCGCCTCTTCTTACGCTGCAAGGCAGCTGAGGCTAATG ATGTGTGGATCATCAGCTCTTCCTTCCCCACTTATGAAGCGGTGGGAGGAAGTGACAGGTCACCGTCTTCTGGAACGTTATGGCATGACTGAG TTTGTCATGGCACTGTCTAATCCATTGCATGGCATGCGGAAAGAAGGTACAGTTGGTAAACCTCTTCCACGTGTTGAG GCCAAGATCATTATGGAGGATGGGACTCAAACTACAACTGGAGTTGGCGAGCTCTGTATTAGAAGTCCATCCCTTTTCAAGGAATACTGGAAAAGACCAGAG GTTACAGCAGAATCCTTCATTGATGGTGGATTCTTCAAGACAGGTGATACTGTAACTATAGATGAGGATGGATACTTCATAATTTTAGGGC GCACAAATGCTGACATTATGAAAGTTGGTGGTTATAAGCTGTCAGCCTTAGAAATTGAGGCGGTACTGTTAGAGGTAAACTCGTATACGCTCGAAACTACTTCTGAAGG CATGATGCTGTACTGGAATGTGCTGTCCTTGGCTTGCCTGATGAAGCTTATGGGGAGGTTATATGTGCAATAA
- the LOC133908798 gene encoding probable CoA ligase CCL8 isoform X2: MRTQAWARGAVARLMTPFNCRATHASSSHLLFPYSFSSSSYSRLVSRIRRHFASSSASPAHSVRQNTHTFMEVVQEVLKHGSAHGVHAAVRAGQKSYSLVQLIASSLDVHNILCSKNMTRNGTKDSSFEGTNGTGFLRGARIGIVAKPSPEFVAGIFGTWLSGGVAVPLALSYPEAELLHVMNDSDISMILSTKEHHDIMESISTKCSAHCSLLPSISSVPPEINSQEPSSNEVTSSVSNLIAEINGSKKIKGDDPALILYTSGTTGKPKGVVHTHKGILSQVQILAEAWGYQSKDQFLHCLPLHHVHGLFNALFAPLYSGSVVEFMPKFSVRGIWQRWRESYPNDASKSDEAITVFTGVPTMYTRLLQGYDSMDPDQQSASSYAARQLRLMMCGSSALPSPLMKRWEEVTGHRLLERYGMTEFVMALSNPLHGMRKEGTVGKPLPRVEAKIIMEDGTQTTTGVGELCIRSPSLFKEYWKRPEVTAESFIDGGFFKTGDTVTIDEDGYFIILGRTNADIMKVGGYKLSALEIEAVLLEHDAVLECAVLGLPDEAYGEVICAIIVPKEDSEKRAEQDLKPALTLEALTSWSKDKLAPYKIPTRLYLWASLPRNAMGKVNKKELKKLLGA; this comes from the exons ATGCGGACGCAGGCGTGGGCGCGCGGGGCGGTGGCGCGCTTGATGACGCCATTCAATTGCCGCGCGACCCACGCCTCCTCTTCCCACCTGCTCTTCCCCTActccttttcctcctcctcctattcCAGACTTGTCTCTCGCATCCGACGCCACTTCGCCTCTTCCTCCGCCTCCCCAG CTCACAGCGTCAGACAAAATACCCATACATTCATGGAGGTGGTTCAAGAAGTCCTTAAGCATGGCTCAGCGCATGGTGTCCATGCAGCTGTAAGAGCTGGCCAAAAGAGTTATAGCCTTGTCCAGCTCATTGCATCTTCTCTGGATGTCCACAACATTTTGTGCAGCAAAAAT atgacacgCAACGGAACTAAAGATTCTTCTTTCGAAGGAACAAATGGAACAGGATTCCTTCGTGGAGCTCGTATTGGTATTGTGGCTAAGCCCTCTCCTGAATTTGTTGCTGGGATATTTGGAACCTGGCTTTCTGGTGGAGTTGCAGTACCCCTTGCACTTAGCTATCCAGAAGCTGAACTTCTGCATGTCATGAATGACTCG GACATTTCAATGATTTTAAGCACTAAGGAGCATCATGACATTATGGAGAGCATCTCTACCAAGTGTTCCGCTCATTGTTCTCTTCTTCCATCTATCTCAAGTGTACCTCCAGAGATAAATTCCCAAGAACCTTCAAGCAATGAAGTGACTTCATCAGTCTCTAACTTAATAGCTGAGATTAATGGTTCAAAGAAAATCAAAG GAGATGATCCTGCTCTCATCCTTTACACAAGTGGTACAACTGGTAAACCAAAAGGAGTAGTCCACACCCACAAGGGCATACTTTCTCAG GTCCAAATTCTGGCCGAAGCATGGGGATATCAAAGTAAAGATCAATTTCTGCATTGCCTCCCGCTGCAC CATGTGCATGGTCTTTTCAATGCTCTATTTGCACCCCTCTATTCAGGATCAGTG GTTGAGTTCATGCCTAAATTTAGTGTAAGGGGGATATGGCAGAGATGGCGGGAATCATATCCAAATGATGCCAGTAAAAGTGATGAGGCCATTACAGTATTTACTGGA GTTCCAACAATGTACACACGTTTACTGCAAGGGTATGATAGTATGGATCCTGATCAGCAATCCGCCTCTTCTTACGCTGCAAGGCAGCTGAGGCTAATG ATGTGTGGATCATCAGCTCTTCCTTCCCCACTTATGAAGCGGTGGGAGGAAGTGACAGGTCACCGTCTTCTGGAACGTTATGGCATGACTGAG TTTGTCATGGCACTGTCTAATCCATTGCATGGCATGCGGAAAGAAGGTACAGTTGGTAAACCTCTTCCACGTGTTGAG GCCAAGATCATTATGGAGGATGGGACTCAAACTACAACTGGAGTTGGCGAGCTCTGTATTAGAAGTCCATCCCTTTTCAAGGAATACTGGAAAAGACCAGAG GTTACAGCAGAATCCTTCATTGATGGTGGATTCTTCAAGACAGGTGATACTGTAACTATAGATGAGGATGGATACTTCATAATTTTAGGGC GCACAAATGCTGACATTATGAAAGTTGGTGGTTATAAGCTGTCAGCCTTAGAAATTGAGGCGGTACTGTTAGAG CATGATGCTGTACTGGAATGTGCTGTCCTTGGCTTGCCTGATGAAGCTTATGGGGAGGTTATATGTGCAATAATTGTGCCTAAGGAGGACTCAGAGAAAAGGGCGGAGCAGGACTTGAAGCCAGCACTAACCTTGGAAGCATTGACTAGTTGGTCGAAAGATAAGCTTGCTCCATACAAG ATTCCAACAAGATTGTACTTGTGGGCTTCTCTTCCTCGGAATGCCATGGGAAAG gtGAACAAGAAGGAGCTGAAGAAATTATTAGGAGCTTAG
- the LOC133910103 gene encoding uncharacterized protein LOC133910103, with protein MMTDKDIDMSMFEDTFIGNGDDDLAEMLRNAEGDFISDRKHERFQRTMEDYKTPMFPGCTKEYNKLHVVQTLLQMKSSNGWSDKGFNELLQFLRDLFLEGNEFPKNMYHVKQIDWPLGLEVEKTHAYRNDCMLFRNGVNTNEHSMTTVNLKLVGYREELFVLAKDVTQVFYVKDMNPVNKEERRVVLQGKRKVVRVEDVIDEEDYNQFDDLPPFRENVELPLIDDIEEPTYIRRDHNEAIIVK; from the coding sequence ATGATGACTGATaaagacatcgatatgtcgatgtttgaagatacttttatcgGCAACGGTGATGATGACCTAGCTGAAATGTTGCGCAATGCTGAGGGAGACTTCATCAGTGATAGGAAACATGAAAGGTTCCAGCGTACGATGGAGGACTATAAAACACCGATGTTCCCGGGCTGTACAAAAGAgtacaacaagttgcatgttgtGCAGACATTGTTACAAATGAAatctagcaatggttggtctgataagggcttcaacgagttgttacAATTTTTGAGGGACTTGTTTCTAGAGGGCAACGAGTTTCCTAAAAACATGTACCACGTTAAACAGATTGACTGGCCGTTGGGGTTAGAAGTAGAGAAAACACATGCATAtcgaaacgactgcatgttatTTCGCAACGGAGTGAATACCAACGAGCACAGTATGACTaccgtcaacctcaaactcgtcggatatagagaagaactaTTTGTACTTGCCAAAGATGTTACTCAAGtgttctatgtaaaggacatgAACCCAGTTAATAAGGAGGAACGTcgtgtggttcttcaaggaaaaagaaaggttGTCAGGGTTGAGGATGTcatcgacgaggaagactacaatcaattcgacgacctgcctcctttcagagagaatgtcgaactacCTCTCATTGACGACATTGAGGaacctacctacatacgccgcgaTCATAACGAAGCTATAATAGTTAAATGA